CTGTCACGGCTACGGACGGGAGTCGCCAGGAGTCTGCTGCGTAAAAAGAACAGCataaattgtgttttaaaaCTGTTGACAAACTGACATTACATCGTAATATGGATGACGACGTGCTGACGACTCTGAAACTGTTGATAATAGGCGAAAGTGGAGTGGGGAAGTCCAGGTTTGTTGTGACAtgagctagctggctagctagcttAGCATGTTAAGTCTGTTGACACTGTTAAGTAAAGTTTATTAGCGCTGTTTTGCTCCGCAGCTGTTTCGCCAAACACTTACCTTTTTCTTTCCCAATTTATATAAATCAAATGTATGTGCcaatgtgtatttttaatttctattttttttactacgGTTTTGCTTTAGCGGATGCACCCCGCATTTTTTCCCCAGTGCCCCAATGTTTTGAAGGTCTCCTGTTACAATTTGTTGAAAGTGTGACGTCAACTCACGAAAGCTGGTTCTTCATAAaactttctttattttcttaacaGTCTTCTCCTGAGATTCACAGAGGACACATTTGATCCAGAACAGTCGGCGACAATAGGTTTACttttcacgcacacacacacacgagttgACGACTGTATGatatctttttaaaatggtCTAAATGTCTTCCGTATTTCTCTCTCACGCTGGGTAAGGTGTGGATTTCAAAGTGAAGACACTATCTATTGATGGAAACAAAGCGAAACTCGCCATATGGGTAAGACAGATCACCACCTTATTGTCATCTGTTTATTCAAAAGTGCTATCAGGAAAAACACGGCGCAGTGCAGCGTCTGTCCACTAGAAGGCGACATTGCACAGCTAAAATAATGAAGCGCACCTTTTATACTTTTGCGCTGCACTGTGTTTTTGTACCAAAGCCTGAACGTCTTTCTACAAAATTACGAGATTACTTTCTGATCCTGCCTGTTTTTCCCTAGGACACAGCTGGTCAGGAAAGGTTTCGCACACTAACACCCAGCTACTATCGTGGTGCACAGGGTGTCATACTTGGTAAGAACTTACATTAGTAATCGCTTTGTCCtcattttgtttcctttttttgcattattttacttGCGCAAATACATCACATGCttattttgaaaacaaatgactattattactatcattattattagactTGTTCTGTCTTAAATATGTTTCCAATGGTCTTTTTGACATTCCTCATGGGAGGAGAAATGCAAAGAATGATGaaatacattcattcacataataaagacaagtcaaaagaaatGTGATCGTTTCTCCTGCGAGTTGATGAATGATAACCAGTGAGACTCACCGGGGGGCGGTAAAGTAAGGAAGACGCTGCACGTCCTAACGTGCAgcgtttgtttgtgatgcagcaCGTTAAGTGAAACCAAAAAATAGTCCCATCATTTGGGATTCGGAATTCTTagccccgcaaatttgcagatttttggtccaaaaaatattttaaacatttttttcttagaaaataggccgtttttgTCTGCAGAAAACGCATCTCATCCACCCTAACtcagtaatatttttttaaatgtaataatacaaataaaatgtgcagcatacatgaacaactggttaaaaaaaaaaaaaacacaatttttacatgtttatgcttcactgatgatgtttttcaTCAATATTTGAGATTTTGCTCTGTTGGGCGGACCTTGAACGCACGGTAGACGCAAACGTGAACCTTGCATATGACTTCTTCAGCGAGACTCAGATTATGTCTCTTCCGATTCGTGCATAGATCTTCTTACATTATCGTTCATTTCATGCTGTAAGGTGCGTTTAATAAGCGTGTGAGGCATTTTGAAAAGAGAAGGGGAGATGGTTCTGGAGCTGTATCTAACCTCCAAAACCGGAGGAGAACGTcagcgtcaagctagcaggagggtttggacggggaggagcgagccgtgatGATTTGCGTTATCATCTGTTGTCTATCCATTATTTCTCTTGGTTCTACAGTATACGACGTTACAAAGCGAGACACCTTCACCAAGCTGGAAAACTGGCTGAATGAACTGGAAACCTACACAACTCGCAACGACATCGTGAAAATGCTGGTCGGGAACAAGATCGATAGGGTGAGTCACGTCTGCACAGGCGACTTGCATGGTGGTTGTGGCCATTGTGGTAAGACACGTATTACGGATTCAAACGTCATGATATAGTGTAAATACGGGCATATATAATAGGTGCATGGGATGGTGTTGCATTGGCTTTGCAGGATGACCATGAAGTCGACCGGAGTGAAGGCCTGAAGTTTGCAAGGAAACACGCGATGCTTTTTATCGGTGAGTGTCGGCGTTGGAGTTCAGTTGGACTTACCTCGACCGTGCTTCTCAATAAATGAGGGTATTGTGCAAAAGTTGTTTGATTTCAGGATTTCAATTCTGGCTGAGAGACCATTTAAAGGCTTGGGAGGTTTTGGCAGTTCATTCGCTGACGAGAGCGCGAACCAATAGTTTACAATATTgaattttttgacaatttttcttATTTAATGAGATGCTGAATTTGGTGTTTTCAGTATCTGTAAGCTATAACTATCAATGTTATGAAGAAATGAAgtaaatttttgaaaatatgtCACTCTATAGCGTGGTTCTGAAcgtatagtggtgtgaaaaagtgtttacaaccttcctgatttcttttttttttttttttatcacacgtaaatgtttcagatcatcaaaaaaaattaaatattagtcaatgacaacgcaactgaacacaaaatgcagtttttaaatgaaatgttttattcttaagggagacaaaaatccaaacctatatgGCCCTGACATATGGTCTgatatttaaagggactgtttgtaacacaacgtgagctgcaACAGTGAGACGCTGTCTCTCTCTATTCATTtcgcgctcttctccagcagatatctgcagctgtgtgtcgttCGGACAGCGCGTTAACTTCCCCGCCCACTCAAGCTTAACAGCGtgccataaacatggcacgctcCTTATGGCggcgtagcaagcgaatagcacagacaaggaCGAAAGGTGCATTCACGGGCGTGGGGTCAtcacattattatttaatttgccCAGGCAAAGACTCGCGACCTGTTAGGTATTTCTGCTCCATAGCATACAAGCATTTTGTACCTGTAATTGTGGACTTCTGAGTGAgttaatacaggggtgtccaaagtgggccaCTTACGGCCGGCGGCTGTTTCTTTGTTGCCCCTTGGCacattaaaaaactaaaattaaacAAGGAAACTATGGAAAAATTAGAAAACGAGCAAAAGtgggcagaaaaaaatgaataattttacacgaataaagacaaaatattaagagagtaaagttatgatatcaagaggaaaaatagcataaaaatagcATGTTGAAATATGACGAGTATATTAAAGTGAAAGTTCAATTGGCAAAAGTgagaatatgagaataaagtcataatcttcTGATAAAAAATGTAGGAGAAAGTTgagatatttggaaaataaaaaaaatgcaatgtaaaCAGAAAAAGGTCATGTTAACAATGTTGTAATGTTTTCTCTTTATGTATAGACTGTAATTTGTCTTTGCATATCTGCATGGGTAGATAAAGTACCATAAATTCTGGTGTCTAGGTGGCTCCTTTTTCCTCACCCCTTGAACCCCGCAGCCGATACAGcgatgcggctaatttgtggTCGCGTTCTGGTCTCGCGATATCTGGTGTGATACGGAgcagtcattttgtgctttgtgcATGCACCCTGATCATTGGCGATGTGCGATACCGCTGATGTATTTTCCGATCGGTACTGAGTACCATTCacgctggtatcggcgataacGATCCGATAGCGTAGCTCAtaagataaaaaatattaaacattaGAGTAAGTTATTCATTaattttaaacaactgcatatcatttagacaaggCTTCAATGATTccgttactttccactgtgttcctgttaatgatataaaATGACGAAGtatttttgatttgagaatcgattttagagcctaAATAGTTGGCAtcgaaagtatcgatatttcagtatcgagccgcacatcactactcatCATGGAGAACTCGTGGAGAGGTGCATGCCATGCggctttcaggttgaaggcCATCGATTTAGCAGCTTTTGTCGGGTCTGCGGGTGGCAGTGTGGAGCGGCGTCGGGAGGTCCACAGTCGCCGGCGGGTTTCGGGCGGCTGGACTGCTGCGTGGTGGGGAGGACAGCACGGGCTCGGGAGGCTGATTTGCCTCGGGGTGGGGGTGACGCTGGTGCTGGTAGTGACAACACAAGAAGGAGAGAGactggcagtgtgtgtgtggcgaTGGAATTGTGGGTTCCAACACTTGAAGAGGACGACTTAGCTGGTTTTTAGTtcccaggtggaggaggaggacagcaatgaatgacttttctgtcaGGCTGCTGTTTAACAAGCCGTGTTACACGCACTGCTCGGCACtgtttaaagtttaaaaaatctttccgTGTGAAATCTTTCTGTttgctaaatatcccatgttacgccgtggacacctgcagcttagaGAGTGCTGCGCCCTTTGTACAAATCTTCTTTTCCCCTCTTTAAAttcagtgggtgtggcttacatacTGCTGCACTTAATGGCCAGGAAATTACGGTAAAAATGGCTTCGGCATTTtgggatttttcagtatgcggccttctgtagaaaacatttggacacccctgccctggGTAGAGATATCACTCAGCAAGTCGCTTTGGCCTTTTTGATTGGATGCAGCCTCTCCAGAGCATTTGCATTATGATTAGCATCTTGCGAGGATCTGACttgtttttaaacttgaaaTACAGTCCATGTCTGCACGCTTCCCCAGATCCCTCCTCCACATGTCTAATCTTGCATCTTGCCCTCTCTGTGAAATTAGGTTAACTTTCCTTTGGAGTTTCCATTTTAGCGACTTCGGGCTTGGCCAGGAAAGAATATTTTGTCGATTTGGATGTCTCCTGCGTCCTAAATCGAGTTAATTcatcatgtcattttttttttatttttaccgtTACAAGAATTACTTAAATCTCATTATCATATGTTTTGTCACGGAATATCTTTCTCctgttttttattgatttttatggTTTCCTGGCAACCCTCGTCTTTTCTTTCAGAGGCAAGTGCGAAGACCAAAGACGGCGTCCAGTGTGCCTTTGAGGAGCTTGTCGAGAAGATCCTCCAGACTCCGGGGCTTTGGGAGAGTGAATCCCAGGGACAGAAGCTGCGCCTGGGGAGCCAGGAGCAAGGCAGCGGCCGGGCGTGTGGAGGCTACTGCTCCATACCTTGAAAAGTGGACAAAACGACAGAAAAGATGACAGACCAGAACCAAGAACGGATATAAATACTGCGAGTGGTTAAGAGAGAGGATGGGGATGGACTCCTTGCACATGACACTTCTTTCCGTTTAGCTGTTTTAGAGTTTGAAATGAAAGTAAGCGATGCCAGTGTGGAACTACTCTGAGATGATCTCACTGTCCAAACAGTACAGCAGCATTTAGGCGACAATTTCTTCCTCTTGCGGCCATGCCTTCTTCATATGTTGCTGCACCTAATAATCGTTTCTGCTGGCCTCATACCGACTTTCAGCATGCACCAAAACACTGTGCATACgtgcataaataagacatttcacGCTTTCATTCTCACTTAATGTTCATGTTAGGACTTTATTCATGAAATTGCTATCAGAATGTATTGTGGTGTTATGTTTTCCCCCttctatatatataaataaatatgcaaaacaGGTCATATAGACTTTATGGAACCATACTTTTCAAGGTTGGTATGTGTACAAAATGGTCCTTAACTACGACCCTCCCACGCTCCGTATTTAACACCCTAAATATGCTTTAATAACACACCGGAACTTAGCgttttccatccatcttgtcgctttattgagccaaggcacGCATTTTAAATTAGACACATACACAGGTTAATTATGTAGAGGAAGagcattttatttacagtaaataaattatttttggaCCGATCAAGTGAAATTGGATAACTTTCCATAGTGTCGTCCATACCTCTAGCTTTGCTTCATTTAATTGTGATGATGTCCGGATTTATTATTGAAGGTTTTGGCTGACACATCCGATCATTCCCGAgcgcttttttttcttcatgaaatgttgctttttccaaTCATGTTTAGCACTATGTCACCAAGGTACCTGCCTTAACGATGAATGGTGTCTGCTATAGTTGCAGTGTGGTAACGTTTGTACTGTTTGAAACAGAAATAAATGACACCGCGATAAACTATTTGTCGTGTACTTTCAATGCGGTCTCAAGATCCTCGACAATAGTGATGGAATTTCGGCTCTTTTAAaggagccggttcttttggcttgGCTCCCTTAACAGTTTTTTGCTGCGCATGTTCCTCACCTTTAcagcttgcttgtgtgtgtttgtgtgcgcgcgtgtaACCCCTCCCTGGCCCTTCTgctgagttaaaaaaaataaattttattgcaaactgcaaaatattGTACAGAATAGTACATACGGAACAATATTACATAAATCAGTAATGCAGTCTTACAGAACAGTATTGATGGAAACACGCGAGGGATAAcacttgaaaataaaataaaacatatcacTTATTAAGTTTGTCTTTGATGTGAATTGTTTTTATAATGTTCTCCAATGTATGAAAGGTTCTCATTGCCTTTCTGTTTTTAATTATGCACTTCAGTGAATCATATTTTTAGTTCAGAAGAAAACCTGTGAATGTTTGGTTTACAGGGGCTGACTGGatttaccattaggcaaacacaggcagttTCCTAGGGCccccaaacattttttttcttctactaTACTTTCTTTTattgtaccccgcctttcgcccaaattcagctggtaaggctccagtatacctccgagaccctagtgaggacaagcggcatagaaaatggatggatggatgggttaatGCGCATGCGCAGATTGATTCAGGAagacggtaaaaaaaaaaacttgttggcacggtttggagaaaaatgaagtAGCGTCAGCCCAGTGGAGCGAAGAAGAGGAGAAGCCAAGAGGaaaacagtttttatcaaaactgcTGAAGGCATCAACCGACGACAGCAAGCGTCAGCCACGGAGAATGCAGTAGTTgtagagatgaagctgagagtgacacTTTTCGTCACAAATATTTGAGTATTAAAGCAGTAAACTATATCTTAATGTTGCTGTAAGCAGGAAAAAAGTCGCCTAGATTACATACTcactttttgtaaaaattaaaattaaaaacacttatcagtgcagtacaaggatgtggagAGCCCCAATGCCTGGCTTTGCCTTGGGCCCCACATGACTAAATACACCCCTGTTGGTTTATATTACATCACTCTGGATTTATGAAAATGGGGACATTTCACAGCATTCTCCAAGTCTTTGTGAAAGTTACACCCCTCCTGCTTAGTGCCGACACACGCACCACCACACGTTTTAACCAATCACGACGACTTGTTCgattcaaagagccggctcttggAGACGCTTCGTTCACGACTAACGCATCACTTCCAAATTAATCAAGTGGGAGTGAGAACGAGGTTTCCATCGTCATTCAATACTCTCCGTACAAAATGTCAGAAAACAGCACAAGCAGGCCACAAGTGGAAAGATCCTGTTAATCATATT
This sequence is a window from Dunckerocampus dactyliophorus isolate RoL2022-P2 chromosome 2, RoL_Ddac_1.1, whole genome shotgun sequence. Protein-coding genes within it:
- the LOC129177798 gene encoding ras-related protein Rab-18-B-like isoform X2, which produces MDDDVLTTLKLLIIGESGVGKSSLLLRFTEDTFDPEQSATIGVDFKVKTLSIDGNKAKLAIWDTAGQERFRTLTPSYYRGAQGVILVYDVTKRDTFTKLENWLNELETYTTRNDIVKMLVGNKIDRRQVRRPKTASSVPLRSLSRRSSRLRGFGRVNPRDRSCAWGARSKAAAGRVEATAPYLEKWTKRQKR
- the LOC129177798 gene encoding ras-related protein Rab-18-like isoform X1 encodes the protein MDDDVLTTLKLLIIGESGVGKSSLLLRFTEDTFDPEQSATIGVDFKVKTLSIDGNKAKLAIWDTAGQERFRTLTPSYYRGAQGVILVYDVTKRDTFTKLENWLNELETYTTRNDIVKMLVGNKIDRDDHEVDRSEGLKFARKHAMLFIEASAKTKDGVQCAFEELVEKILQTPGLWESESQGQKLRLGSQEQGSGRACGGYCSIP